In the Elizabethkingia bruuniana genome, ATCCACTGCATTTCTATTTCCTCAAAATGAGTATATTTTCTTAGATGCTGTGTTCCTTCCCATATCATATAGCCATCTATACCTCTTTTTTGCCATTCTGGTACGATACCAAAAACCAGCCCTACCATTTTTTTATTCGGGACAAATTGCCGGATGAGCAAAAACTTTATTTTCTCCCACACTCCAAATTTTCCATTCAGGTATCGGAACCATTCATTCAGATCCGGAAGATTTATCCACATGCCAACCGGACTTCCTTTTTCATATACAAACCAGGAGATATGTTCATTGATTACAGGTTTTATAATATGAAACATTTTTTTTACCTGTTTTACATCCAGCTGTTTTCCTTCACCGTGGTTTGCCCATGCAGCATTATAAATATGTGTAAAATCCTCGGCATAACGATCAAGATGTTTTATCTGCATTCTTTCTGCATGAATATCCGGATTTTGACTAAGACATGTATGTGCATTTATAAAGCTGGAGTCAACTTCACTTGTAGTTTTTCGGGAAAAACATAGCTGTTGGAAATATGGCTGAAAACCATAACCCTCAAAAAGCTTCTGATAGTAAGGGAAATTGTAATTCATCCTGTAAAGGGGTCTTGTAAAACCTTCTGTCAGTAATCCCCAAAACTGATCTCTTTCACCAAAATTAATAGGCCCGTCCATAGCTTCCATACCTTTCTGTTGTAACCATTCTCTACAAAAATCAAAAATGAAATTAGCAGTTATTTGATCATTAATACAATCAAAAAAGCCGATACCGCCTGTTGGCTGATCTTGTTTATATTTACTGGTATAGAATATGGCTACACGACCTATCGTTTCTTGTTTTTCATTAGTGCATAGCCATCTGGAAGCTTCTCCGGAGCTAAAAAACTTATTCTTCACAGGATTGAAGATGTCGTCAACATCTTTGTCCATATTCCGGATAAAATTTTTATCTAGCTGATAGAGCCTTACAGGAAACTCAAGAAATTCTTTTCGCGTTATTCTATCAGTAACCTCAGTCATCTTCAGCATAACACTTGTGTTTTGCCAGAGAAGTTACGAAAAATATTATTTTCTGTAAAGCTGTTGATATTTTAGAGGGCTTTTTCCTGTGATGTTCTTGAAACACTCATGAAAGCTGGTAAAATTATTGAAGCCACTCGCAAAGCAAACTTCTTTTACAGACATTTGGTTTTCGATAAGTTTCTGACAAGCATCACCAATTCGGATTTCATTAACAAATTGTGTATAAGTTTTCCCTGTACGGGATTTAAAAAATTTACAAAATGAGTTAGGACTAAGGTTCGCTATTTCAGATACATCCTCCAATGTTATTTTTTGGGTATAGTTAGATAAGGTATAATTATAAATGTCAAGAATCCGGTGTCTCTCATCTTCATCAAAATGATATTTAAAATTGGCTGAAGTTAAAAATTCGTATTCAGCAGATTCACTAATGCTGTGTAAGGCCTCTAATAGACGTATGATTTTCAGAGTTCCGTCGCTTTCTACAATTTCCGGAATGAGTTGTGTAAGTTTCTCTTTAGCTTCCCCTTTAATCTGAAACCCTCTGGAACTAAGTGCCAGTGTCTTTTTCAATGTCTGATTCTCAGGAAGTTTTAAGAAATCTTCACCCCAGAAATGTTCCCCAAAATGTATTACAAAAATTTCAACCTTATTTCTCTTAGGATTTTCAAAGTATTTCGCATCAAATAGCCAATAATGTGGAAGGTTTTTACCAATAAGTGCAACATCACCTTCTTTAAAACGCTCAATACTATTGCCCACATACTGAGTCCCCGAACCTTTTCGGAAATAGATAAGTTCCAAGACCATATGGTAGTGCCATTTGTTGTTTACATCGGGCATTATATCCTTTCGGGCATTGAAGGAATGGAGTGTATCCGAGGAGATTTTCAGGAACTGTGGCTTCATTATTTAGTTATATCAGTATCTAAAACATAAAATTAAACCTTTTTGGATAATATAGCTTAATAATTGGATAAAATACTGAAATTTTATTTTCTAAATAAAACCTTAATTTGTGTTAATAAAGTTTAAAAAAATATTTGATTCTTTATTGAATTGTTATGAAAGTTGGATTATTCGTGCCATGTTATATAGATATATTGTATCCTAAAGTTGGGATAGCAACTTATTCTTTATTAAAAAAGCTTGGTGTAGATGTTAGTTATCCGACTGGTCAGACCTGCTGTGGTCAGCCAATGGCCAATTCAGGTTATCAGCATCTTACATGCGATACTGACAGGAATTTTATTCAGCAATTCAAAGATTATGATGCTATTGTCGCTCCTTCAGGAAGTTGTGTTTTACATATTAAAGAACATCTGAAGGGCGAAGGAAAGGAGAATGAAGATACAGCAATACGTATTCGTGAGAATATTTATGAGCTGACAGAATTTTTGACAGATATATTGAAAGTTGAAAATCTTGAAGTTTCTTTTCCTCATAAAGTAGGTTTTCACCAAAGTTGTCATGGACAAAGAGGTTTAAAGCTTTCCGGTATGAGCGAATTAACAGCTCCTTATTTTTCAAAACCTGAACAATTATTAAATCAGGTGAAAGGAATAGAGCTTATAGAATTAGATAAACAGGATGAGTGCTGTGGTTTTGGCGGAACATTTTGTGTTGCTGAAGAGGCCGTATCATCCAAAATGGGTAAAGACAGAGTAGACGATCATATAAAACACGGTGCAGAATATATTGCAGCTTGTGATATGTCTTGCCTTATGCACCTGGAAGGAATTCTGAAAAGAGAGAAAAGCACTGTGAAAGTGATGCACATAGCGGAGATTTTGAATACTTAATAAGTAAATTAATGAAGAATCACGCCACTTTAGCAGAACAATTTAACCGGGATGAAGACCGTGTAGACTGGCATAACAAGACGTTGTGGTTTGTCCGCGAGAAGCGTGACCGACAGAGCAAGCCTATTCCGGATTGGGAAAAGCTAAGAGAAACTGCATCTAAAATAAAACTGAATGTGCTTTCCAATCTCGATACCTATTTAATAGAGTTCGAGAAGAATGCTTTAGAAAACGGCATAAAAGTACACTGGGCTAAAGATGCAGCAGAACATAATGCTATTGTACTTTCTGTTCTGGAGAAACATCAGGTAAAAAAGATGGTGAAAAGTAAGTCTATGCTTACGGAAGAATGTCACCTGAACGATTATCTGGAGAAAAACGGAATAGAAGTAACAGATACCGATTTGGGAGAGCGTATTGTTCAGTTGGCTAAAGAACCGCCAAGTCATATTGTATTGCCATGCATTCATAAGAAGAAAGAAGAAATTGGTGAGATTTTCCATGAGTATCTAAATACCCCAAAAGGCCTTTCCGATCCGCAGCAGCTAACAGAAATAGCGCGCCAGGATCTTAGGAAGAAGTTTTTGCAAAGCCAGGCAGCTTTAACGGGAGTTAACTTTGCTGTTGCAGAAACCGGAGAGTTTGTGGTATGTACCAATGAAGGAAATGCAGATATGGGTGCGCATTTGGCAAACGTACATATTGCCTGTATGGGATTGGAAAAAATAATCCCAAAGCGTGAACATCTGGGCGTTTTTCTTCGTCTTCTTACAAGAAGTGCCACGGGACAGCCTATTACTACCTATTCCAGCCATTTCAGAAAGCCCAGAGAAGGACAGGAAATGCATCTGGTAATTGTGGATAACGGCAGATCTGAGCAGTTAGGCAGAGAGAAATTCCGAAATTCACTGAAGTGTATACGTTGCGGTGCCTGTTTTAATACATGTCCTGTATACAGACGGAGTGGCGGACATAGCTATCATACAGCAGTTGCAGGGCCGATAGGCTCAGTACTAAGCCCGGCACGAAATATTGAAGAGTACAAGGATCTGCCTTTTGCATCTACATTATGTGGTTCATGTACTAATGTATGTCCGGTACAGATTGATTTACATAATCAGCTGTATGAACTAAGACAAGAGGTTATTGCCTCAGGATTGGGAGAGCCGGTGAAAAACTTCTCTATGAAGCTGATGGCAAGGTCACTTTCCAATGCAAAAAAGTATGAGAAGCTTAGAAAGAAAGTGAAATTTGGATATCGCTACACACCATTCCTTCTTAAAAGTGGTATAAACCCTTGGTATAAGCATCGTGAGATGCCTGAAATGCCAGAGGAAAGCTTTAAAGAATGGTATAAAAAGAATGTTGAGAATGGGAAGTAGAGAAGAAATTTTATCCAGAATTGCAAAAGTAAAGCCTGCAGGAAATGAACTGCCTGAAGACTTATCATTTATACCGGGAACCGGAAACCTTCTGGAGTCTTTTGTGCAAACAGCTCGGAATAATGGTTCGCAGGTTACATTTGTAGAGAATACAGAAGAGGTTTTAACATACCTCAAAGAGAATATAGCATCTGATAAAAGAATAATCTCTAATATCAATGCATTAAAAGAAAATTTGTACAGTGACAGCGATGAAATAACAGATTCGCATGAACTGGAAAATGTAGAAGTTGCTCTTATTGAAGGGAGCATAGGAGTAGCGGAGAATGCTGCAGTATGGATTACAGAAAAGCAAATGAAATATAGGGCATTACCTTTTATCACTCAGCATTTATTTGTGATATTAGCGGCCGATAAAATAGTAGCTCTGATGCATGATGCATATAAAATAATAGAGATAGAAGGTGGATTTTCATCTTTTATTTCAGGACCGTCTAAAACGGCGGATATAGAACAATCACTGGTGATTGGTGCACATGGTGCACGCAGCCACCACATATTTATAATGAATAACCAATAACCATGAAAGCTTAAATAAAAACTAACAAACTAATAACCATGAAAATTTAAGTGAAAAACGAAAAACTAATAACCACGAAGACCTTTACTTTATAGACCATGCAAAACATAACAACAGAGCAATCAACAAAAGCTTCATCAGAAAGGAGGAGAGGCTACCTTTTCCCACTGATTCTCGTTACGAGTCTCTTCTTCTTCTGGGGCTTTGTTCACAACCTGGATCCGGTGCTGATTCCGCACCTGAGAAAGGCTTTTCAGCTGACAGATTTAGAATCTTCCCTTGTGGATTTTTCTATATTTATTGCCTATTTTCTTATGGCAATACCTGCCGGAAATGTTATGCGCAAGTATGGCTATAAAAGTGGAATCATATTTGGGCTCTGCCTGTTTGCATTAGGAGCTTTCCTTTTTATTCCGGCAGCCAATACCCAGATGTACATTTTCTTTTTAGGAGCATTATTTGTAATAGCCTGTGGATTGGCCTTTCTGGAAACAGCAGCTAATCCCTATGTAACTATTTTAGGCCCTGAAGAAACAGCAACACGCAGATTAAACTTTTCACAATCTTTCAACGGACTCGCAGCTTTTATAGCGCCAATCGTTGGAGGTAAATATATTCTGAGTGAACAATCTATGACTGATTCACAACTAAAAGCATTACCTCCACACGAGCTTAGTGCTTACATTGCTCAGGAAGCAGCCAGTGTAAAAGGGCCATATCTGGTTCTGGGAGTTATTATTGTTATTGTAATGCTTTTGTTTGTCTTTACAAAGTTGCCAGACATTAAGCATGAAGACGATGGTGATAAATCTAAAATTTCTCATGCGTGGAGACACAAACATCTTCGCTGGGCAGTTGTTGCACAATTCTTTTATGTAGGAGCGCAGGTATGTGTACTAAGCTTTTTTATACGTTTTGTTGTTGTTTCAGCAGGAATTACGGAAAAAAATGCTGCATTTTATTCAGGATTGGCAGGACTGGCCTTTATGGTTGGAAGATTTGTCGGAACCTTCTTTATGAAATACGTAAAGCCTAATAAACTTTTAATGATCTACGCAGTTCTGAGCATGCTTCTTACTTTGGTAGCAGTATTCGGAAAAGGTGATATTACCATTTATGCGCTTATTGGAGTAGCTTTCTTTATGTCGATAATGTTCCCTACAATTTTTTCACTGGGAATAGCAGATTTGGGTAAAGATACCAAGATAGCATCTTCTCTTATTGTAATGTCTATTGTAGGAGGAGCAATATTGCCATTAGGATTAGGCTATATTTCAGATGTTACCCATAGTATACAGTATGGCTACATCGTACCATTTATATGTTTCATTGTTGTATTTGCTTTTGGTAAATATGGCTGGAAACCAACCGAAGCATAGTCAAGCAGCTTTAGCTGCTGATAAAACTTCGATAATAATCAGAGAACATAATCATGAAAAATAAAATATTGAGAATTAACCCAAAGGACAATGTCTTAGTGGCACTACAAGATATTGAACAGGGTGAGAAAGTCCTTTTTGAAGGACTGGAATATGAAACCTTAGAGAAAATTCCAGCAAAGCATAAATTCTTCATGCAGGATCTTCCGCAGGGAAGTGAAGTAATGATGTACGGTGTTCTGGTTGGAAAAACACAGTTCGATGTGAAGAAAGGAGCAAGGATGAGTGTAGAAAATACCAAGCATGCAGCAGAACCTTATGCATACCGCGATGTGGAATATGCATGGCAGGCACCTGATATCTCAAAGTTTGAAGATAAAACTTTTGATGGCTATCACCGCAGCAATGGCGAAGTAGGAACAGCTAATTATTGGTTGTTTATTCCTACGGTATTTTGTGAAAACAGGAACCTTGACATCATTAAAGAAGCCTTGCACAACGAACTCGGATATGCTGTAGGAGATAAATATAAAGACTATACCCATCATTTACTGGAAGCCTATCAGAAAGGTGAAGATTTAGAAAACATATCTTTAAATCCAGTTGTGGAAGTAAAGAATCGTGTTTTCAAAAATGTAGACGGTATAAAATTCCTGAATCATAGCGGTGGCTGTGGCGGAACCAGACAGGATTCTGCAACGCTTAGTAAGCTATTAGCATCCTATGCAGACCATCCGAATGTTGCCGGAATTACTTTGCTTAGCCTCGGTTGTCAGCATCTTCAGGTAGATAACTTTAAGAAAGATTTAAAAGAGAGAAATCCTAATTTCGATAAACCCCTTCTGGTATTTGAACAGCAAAAGACACAAAGTGAAGAAGCTTTAATCAGACAGGCTATTCATGATACTTTTATCGGGCTTACGGAAATTAATAAAATAGAAAGAAAGCCGGCAAGACTGGATAAATTGGTATTGGGTGTTAAATGTGGCGGAAGTGATGGATTCAGCGGAATCTCTGCGAATCCGTCTGTAGGCTATACAGCCGATTTGTTAGTAGGATTAGGCGGGAAAGTATTACTGGCTGAGTTTCCGGAATTGTGCGGAGCCGAGCAGGAAATGATCGACCGCTCTGTGGATAAAGAAACTGCCGAGAAATTTATCAAACTCATGACAGAATATGATACATTAGCACATAAAGTTGGTTCAGGTTTTTATATGAACCCATCACCGGGAAATATAAAAGATGGTCTTATTACTGATGCTATAAAATCTGTCGGAGCAGCCAGAAAAGGAGGCCTTTCTCCGGTAGCTGATGTCTTGGATTATACCGAGAAAGCAACAAAACCCGGATTGAGTTTAGTTTGTACTCCCGGAAATGATGTAGAAGCAACAACAGGAAAAGCAGCTTCCGGAGCTACCTTAATATTATTTACGACAGGATTGGGAACACCAACGGGGAATCCGGTTTGTCCTACCATAAAAGTAGCAACCAATACATCATTGGCGATCAGAATGTCCGATATTATAGATATCGATACAGGACCAATTATAGAAGGAAGCAAGACTATTGCAGAAATGGGAGAAGATATTCTCGATTATTGTATAGAAGTGGCAAGCGGTAGAATTATACCAAAAGCTGTTTTACTCAATCAAGATGATTTTATCCCCTGGAAAAGAGGAGTGAGTTTATAAGTACGAAGTTAGAAGTTAGAAATACTTTGCGCGTTTTGCGCTTAAAAAAATATAAAATGTTTTCATTAAAAAATAAAAAAGCAGTAATTACAGGAGGAGGAAGTGGTATTGGAAAAGCTATTTCCGAATTATTTGCCGAGCAGGGAGCGGAAGTTCATATCCTGGAAATTAGTGAAGCCAACGGAGCAGAGGCATTATCCGAAATAGAAGCAAAAGGAGGGAAAGCCTATGTTCATGTTTGTGATGTATCCAATCACCAACAGATAAAAGACTTGTTTACAAGCATAGGAGCCATTAATATATTGGTAAATAATGCCGGTATTGCCCATGTTGGTAAAGCAGATAATACCTCAGAAGAAGATTTTGATAAGATAGTAAATGTAAATATCAAGGGAGTTTATAACTGTTTACATGCAGCTATTCCACAATTGAAAGAATCCGGAAATGCAGTTATTCTTAATCTTGCATCTATTGCGGCATTGGTAGGTATTCCGGACAGATTTGCTTATAGTACTGCAAAAGGAGCTGTAAAAGCGATGACGATGAGTGTGGCCAAAGACTACATCCATGATAATATCCGTTGTAATTCTATTTCTCCGGCTAGAGTACATACACCTTTTGTAGATGGTTTTTTACAGAAAAATTATCCTGACAGAATAGAGGAAATGTTTCAGAACCTTTCCAAAACCCAACCAATAGGAAGAATGGCGAATCCAAAAGAAATTGCAGCACTGGCATTGTATTTATGCAGTGATGAAGCTTCTTTTATTACAGGATGCGATTACCCGATTGACGGAGGTTTTACAACATTAAACAACTAATTTTAAACAAAGACAATGAAACTAATAAGATACGGAGCGGAAGGACAAGAAAAACCAGGTGTTATTATTGATGAGAAATACTACGATGTTTCTCACCTGGTGAATGATTATGATGAAAAGTTTTTCTCCGGGAATGCTATTGAAGAGTTAAAAGAAAAAATTGCTGCCGGCGGACTTACCGAAGTTGATCAGGATGTAAGACTGGGCGCGCCACTGGCAAGACCTTCAAAAATTGTTTGCGTAGGACTTAATTATAAGGACCATGCCGAAGAAACTAATATGCCTATACCATCTGAACCTATTTTGTTTTTTAAATCTACTTCAGCCTTAGTTGGTCCTAACGACGATCTGATAATTCCCAAAAACAGCACTAAAACAGACTGGGAGGTTGAACTGGCTATTATAATAGGAAAAAAAGCCAGCTATGTGGAAATGGAAAATGCATTGGATCATGTTGCAGGCTATGCTTTGCACAATGATTACAGCGAAAGAGCTTTCCAGATCGAAAGAAACGGGCAATGGGTAAAAGGAAAAAGTGCAGATACATTTGCACCACTAGGTCCTTTTATCGCCACAAAAGATGAAATAAAAGATGTTAATAACTTGAGACTTTGGCTGAAAGTAAATGACAAAAAGGTTCAGGATGGTAATACTTCAAACTTTATCTTTGATGTAGCTTATATAGTAAGTTATATCAGTCAGTTTATGACCTTACTCCCGGGAGATGTAATTTCCACCGGAACACCTGCAGGAGTAGGAATGGGACAGAAACCAGAAGCATGGTATCTGAATCCGGGAGATGTAGTAGAATTAGGAATAGAAGGACTGGGAACAAGTAAACAAAATGTAAAAGCTTATTCCTAATGAGAAAATATGCACTAGCTTTAGACCTTAAAGACGACGACGAGTTAATTCGTCAATATGAAGAATACAACAAACAGGTATGGCCTGAAATTCTGGAAAGCATCAAAAATTCCGGAATACAGAATATGGAAATCTACCGTACAGATAACCGACTTTTTATGATAATGGAAGTTGGAGATGATTTTTCTTTCGACGTAAAGGCTGAAGCAGATGCAGGAAACCCGAAAGTTCAGGAATGGGAAAAGCTGATGTGGGATTATCAGCAGGCATTACCCAAATCTAAGCCTGGCGAAAAATGGGTGTTAATGAACAAAATATTTAGTCTGTAGAAAATGATAGACACTCACGTTCATTTCTGGCAATATGATGAGGTCCGCGATAGCTGGATCGATGATAGTATGGAAGTTATCCGCAAAGACTTTCTGCCTTCTGATATTGAAGAATTGCTGGTAAGTAACAGCGTTGAGGGAATTGTTGCTGTACAGGCAGATCAGAGTATTGCAGAAACCAGATTTTTGCTGGATCTTGCAGAAAATAACCCTAGGATATTGGGCATTGTTGGCTGGATAGATTTCCTGAGTGATAATTTCGAAGAGCAGCTGCATACCTATAGAAAATATTCTAAACTAAAAGGCTGGAGGCATATTGTGCAGGCAGAACCGGAAGGCTTTTTAGCTTATCCACAGTTTGTGGATAACGTAAAAAAGCTGAAAGAATATAATTATATCTATGATATTCTGGTCTATTATTCGCAATTGGAAGAAGCCATTGAGTTTGCTGAAAAGCTTCCTGAGCAAAAACTGGTTTTGGATCATATGGGTAAACCAGATTTAAAAACACCAGAGATAGATCATTGGAAAAAGAATATTACAGTATTGGCCAAATCTGCAAATGTGTATTGCAAACTTTCCGGATTGGTTACTGAAGCTGAAAAAGGAAAGTGGACAAAAGAAATGCTGGAACCTTATTTAGATGTAATTTTCGAAAATTTTGGGACATCCAGAATAATGTTTGGGAGTGATTGGCCGGTAATGCTTCTGAACACCAATTATACAGAATGGATACAGCTGGTAAAAGACTATATACAAAGATTTAGTAAAGAAGAGCAGCAACAAATCCTGAGAGGAAATGCTGTTGATTTTTATAATTTATAGAACATGGATTTACAACTTGAAAATAAAATTATCATTGTAAGTGGCGGGGCCAAAGGTATTGGTGAAGGTATTGTACGGGTATTGGCTCAGGAAAAAGCAATTCCTGTTATCATCGGAAGAAGCGCTGAAGACAATCAGAAACTTATTGATGATTTAGCCGAAAAAAATCTGACAGCTCATGCTGTAGTTGCCGAATTGACTCAGCCTGAGGAATGCAGAAAAGCTATAGATGAGATTATTACAAAGTTCGGAAGAATTGATGGGTTGGTAAATAACGCAGGAGTTAATGACGGAGTAGGGTTGGAGAATGGAAGTTATGAGGCTTTTATGCAGTCATTGCACAAAAATCTTATTCATTATTATCTTCTGGCTCATTATGCACTTCCTGCGCTGAAAGAAAGTAAAGGATCGATTGTAAATATAGGAAGCAAAACTTCTGAAACCGGGCAAGGCGGAACTTCTGCTTATGCAGCATCCAATGGCGGAAGAAGTGGGTTGACCAGAGACTGGGCTGTAGAATTATTGCCTTACAGCATCAGGGTAAATGCTGTAATTGTTGCCGAAGCGTATACACCGTTATATGAAAAGTGGATTAAGACTTTTGATAATCCTGAGGCTAAATTGAAATCTATAACAGATAAAATTCCATTTGAAAAAAGAATGACTACAACTGAGGAAATTGCCAATATGGTTGTATTTCTGCTCTCAGAAAAGTCCAGCCATACAACAGGGCAATTGATTCATGTCGATGGTGGCTATGTACACCTGGACAGAGCTTTATAAAAACTTCATCACAAATATTATTATTTTAACTTTTCAAAAAAAGAGTGCTGCTTTCGGGTAGCGCTCTTTTACTTTTTACTGACTGTAAACAAACCTTATAGGTCTAAGAGACCTATAAGGTTTGTAAGTATGAGAATGAATATTAACTTAATTATTTTTGAAGATCACTTTCGAAAAAGGCCATGGTACTGCCAATCCAGATTGCATCTTTCTTATTGAAATTTACATTCACCATTTCTGCTTTGGTCATTCTTACAAGATTTACAAGGAACTCTAATTTGTTACTTCTTTCCGCCTTACCAAACAATAGACGGATTTCTGCTTTGGAAAACTCACCGTTGATATCCTCAAATATTGGAGCATAGCTCACTTTTTGTTGCAGTATATAATTTTCTTTGTCACTTATACTGTCAATATCTTCCTGCTTGGGATATATGTTTACACCACTTCCTGCAAAAGAGAAAAGAGGTTTTAATACATACTGACTGTAGTCTAGACTATTTGGAGCTTCATTCAGAAAATAACTTTTCGGAATATAAGCATGGTCTAGCTTTGGAAGGATAAATTTAGAAATTTTGAAGAACCAGTTAGGATGCGTTACCCAGGTTACATCTACATCATCTGTGAAATGAAAATCAGTTTTTAGATCCGAAATATTATCCAGCTCATCAAAAATTACACGATTGTAAATACGGTTTATTTTGATCTTTCTCCCATTGTTTTCGTAGAAAAGCTGTCGGCCTTCTTTTATAAGCTGGGTTAGGCAAATGGTTTTTATACCCAGGAAATTTTCAGTTACACTGAAGTCTACAGCTGTCTTTTGCTGTTCAGGGAATATTTCCAGCAGAATAACATTCTCCGGATTTTCGTTTCCG is a window encoding:
- a CDS encoding AraC family transcriptional regulator; protein product: MKPQFLKISSDTLHSFNARKDIMPDVNNKWHYHMVLELIYFRKGSGTQYVGNSIERFKEGDVALIGKNLPHYWLFDAKYFENPKRNKVEIFVIHFGEHFWGEDFLKLPENQTLKKTLALSSRGFQIKGEAKEKLTQLIPEIVESDGTLKIIRLLEALHSISESAEYEFLTSANFKYHFDEDERHRILDIYNYTLSNYTQKITLEDVSEIANLSPNSFCKFFKSRTGKTYTQFVNEIRIGDACQKLIENQMSVKEVCFASGFNNFTSFHECFKNITGKSPLKYQQLYRK
- a CDS encoding (Fe-S)-binding protein is translated as MKVGLFVPCYIDILYPKVGIATYSLLKKLGVDVSYPTGQTCCGQPMANSGYQHLTCDTDRNFIQQFKDYDAIVAPSGSCVLHIKEHLKGEGKENEDTAIRIRENIYELTEFLTDILKVENLEVSFPHKVGFHQSCHGQRGLKLSGMSELTAPYFSKPEQLLNQVKGIELIELDKQDECCGFGGTFCVAEEAVSSKMGKDRVDDHIKHGAEYIAACDMSCLMHLEGILKREKSTVKVMHIAEILNT
- a CDS encoding lactate utilization protein B, which gives rise to MKNHATLAEQFNRDEDRVDWHNKTLWFVREKRDRQSKPIPDWEKLRETASKIKLNVLSNLDTYLIEFEKNALENGIKVHWAKDAAEHNAIVLSVLEKHQVKKMVKSKSMLTEECHLNDYLEKNGIEVTDTDLGERIVQLAKEPPSHIVLPCIHKKKEEIGEIFHEYLNTPKGLSDPQQLTEIARQDLRKKFLQSQAALTGVNFAVAETGEFVVCTNEGNADMGAHLANVHIACMGLEKIIPKREHLGVFLRLLTRSATGQPITTYSSHFRKPREGQEMHLVIVDNGRSEQLGREKFRNSLKCIRCGACFNTCPVYRRSGGHSYHTAVAGPIGSVLSPARNIEEYKDLPFASTLCGSCTNVCPVQIDLHNQLYELRQEVIASGLGEPVKNFSMKLMARSLSNAKKYEKLRKKVKFGYRYTPFLLKSGINPWYKHREMPEMPEESFKEWYKKNVENGK
- a CDS encoding LutC/YkgG family protein gives rise to the protein MGSREEILSRIAKVKPAGNELPEDLSFIPGTGNLLESFVQTARNNGSQVTFVENTEEVLTYLKENIASDKRIISNINALKENLYSDSDEITDSHELENVEVALIEGSIGVAENAAVWITEKQMKYRALPFITQHLFVILAADKIVALMHDAYKIIEIEGGFSSFISGPSKTADIEQSLVIGAHGARSHHIFIMNNQ
- the fucP gene encoding L-fucose:H+ symporter permease, translating into MQNITTEQSTKASSERRRGYLFPLILVTSLFFFWGFVHNLDPVLIPHLRKAFQLTDLESSLVDFSIFIAYFLMAIPAGNVMRKYGYKSGIIFGLCLFALGAFLFIPAANTQMYIFFLGALFVIACGLAFLETAANPYVTILGPEETATRRLNFSQSFNGLAAFIAPIVGGKYILSEQSMTDSQLKALPPHELSAYIAQEAASVKGPYLVLGVIIVIVMLLFVFTKLPDIKHEDDGDKSKISHAWRHKHLRWAVVAQFFYVGAQVCVLSFFIRFVVVSAGITEKNAAFYSGLAGLAFMVGRFVGTFFMKYVKPNKLLMIYAVLSMLLTLVAVFGKGDITIYALIGVAFFMSIMFPTIFSLGIADLGKDTKIASSLIVMSIVGGAILPLGLGYISDVTHSIQYGYIVPFICFIVVFAFGKYGWKPTEA
- a CDS encoding UxaA family hydrolase, with the protein product MKNKILRINPKDNVLVALQDIEQGEKVLFEGLEYETLEKIPAKHKFFMQDLPQGSEVMMYGVLVGKTQFDVKKGARMSVENTKHAAEPYAYRDVEYAWQAPDISKFEDKTFDGYHRSNGEVGTANYWLFIPTVFCENRNLDIIKEALHNELGYAVGDKYKDYTHHLLEAYQKGEDLENISLNPVVEVKNRVFKNVDGIKFLNHSGGCGGTRQDSATLSKLLASYADHPNVAGITLLSLGCQHLQVDNFKKDLKERNPNFDKPLLVFEQQKTQSEEALIRQAIHDTFIGLTEINKIERKPARLDKLVLGVKCGGSDGFSGISANPSVGYTADLLVGLGGKVLLAEFPELCGAEQEMIDRSVDKETAEKFIKLMTEYDTLAHKVGSGFYMNPSPGNIKDGLITDAIKSVGAARKGGLSPVADVLDYTEKATKPGLSLVCTPGNDVEATTGKAASGATLILFTTGLGTPTGNPVCPTIKVATNTSLAIRMSDIIDIDTGPIIEGSKTIAEMGEDILDYCIEVASGRIIPKAVLLNQDDFIPWKRGVSL
- a CDS encoding SDR family NAD(P)-dependent oxidoreductase produces the protein MFSLKNKKAVITGGGSGIGKAISELFAEQGAEVHILEISEANGAEALSEIEAKGGKAYVHVCDVSNHQQIKDLFTSIGAINILVNNAGIAHVGKADNTSEEDFDKIVNVNIKGVYNCLHAAIPQLKESGNAVILNLASIAALVGIPDRFAYSTAKGAVKAMTMSVAKDYIHDNIRCNSISPARVHTPFVDGFLQKNYPDRIEEMFQNLSKTQPIGRMANPKEIAALALYLCSDEASFITGCDYPIDGGFTTLNN
- a CDS encoding fumarylacetoacetate hydrolase family protein, with the protein product MKLIRYGAEGQEKPGVIIDEKYYDVSHLVNDYDEKFFSGNAIEELKEKIAAGGLTEVDQDVRLGAPLARPSKIVCVGLNYKDHAEETNMPIPSEPILFFKSTSALVGPNDDLIIPKNSTKTDWEVELAIIIGKKASYVEMENALDHVAGYALHNDYSERAFQIERNGQWVKGKSADTFAPLGPFIATKDEIKDVNNLRLWLKVNDKKVQDGNTSNFIFDVAYIVSYISQFMTLLPGDVISTGTPAGVGMGQKPEAWYLNPGDVVELGIEGLGTSKQNVKAYS
- a CDS encoding L-rhamnose mutarotase, with the translated sequence MRKYALALDLKDDDELIRQYEEYNKQVWPEILESIKNSGIQNMEIYRTDNRLFMIMEVGDDFSFDVKAEADAGNPKVQEWEKLMWDYQQALPKSKPGEKWVLMNKIFSL
- a CDS encoding amidohydrolase family protein, giving the protein MIDTHVHFWQYDEVRDSWIDDSMEVIRKDFLPSDIEELLVSNSVEGIVAVQADQSIAETRFLLDLAENNPRILGIVGWIDFLSDNFEEQLHTYRKYSKLKGWRHIVQAEPEGFLAYPQFVDNVKKLKEYNYIYDILVYYSQLEEAIEFAEKLPEQKLVLDHMGKPDLKTPEIDHWKKNITVLAKSANVYCKLSGLVTEAEKGKWTKEMLEPYLDVIFENFGTSRIMFGSDWPVMLLNTNYTEWIQLVKDYIQRFSKEEQQQILRGNAVDFYNL